TTCTCAAACTCGAGCTCACATCCGTGCGGGGTTAAAAACGTACATTCCCCAAGATAATTATGATCAAAAACGCTTCCTTCAAATCCTTTCACTGCTGGGCGAACAAAGTACAACCCCTCGTCTTGGTTGATCCAATCGATAGTCCACATTCCTGTCGATAAAGCTTCGATAAGGTTCGTTCGCAATTTTTCAATATCTGGTGCACCGAAATCCTCCGGCGTTGCTGGACCAGGGTAAGTCTTACAACACTTCCCACCACAACTTTTACAAATTGCCAAGTTCTCTACACCAATTGGTTTAATGTTTGAATTCATAGCCCACACTCCTCACAGAATTGTTTTTAATTATGGTAAAATAATTTCAAAAGAGTGCTCGAAAGGAGGAAAAAGTTTGAAAATATTCATCCCGGAGAAAGTACACTACATGCCACCGAAAAAAATCTACCTTGCCCGCACAGGAGCTGTGTACTCAAAAGTTCTTAATGATGAAAAACTTATGGAAGTGGCAAATAGTATCTACCTCAAAGGACTACAAATTGCCAAACCAGTCGTTTATTGGAACATTTATGATAAAAGCTCTCTAAGATCAGACATGATACCTTCTAAGTACCACGCCTACAAAATCTTTCTCATTTTTGTTTCAACACTCGGAAGAGAAGTAGATGAAGAAATTGAGAATTTGTCAAAGATTTCAACACTACAAGCAACACTTTTAGATTCATGGGGTTCTGAAGCACTTGAATCGCTCAATGACAATTTTGAAAAGTTCTTTAAAAAAGAGCACAAAGCTGAACTAACAATGCGCTTTTCTCCTGGATATGGCGATTTGGATTTAACTGTGAATAAAGATTACGTCAAATTACTCGGTATCGAAGACAAAATTAGAGTATTGGACTCTGGATTGATGATTCCGAGAAAGACCACAACGTGCATTGCGGCTATCATAGAATGAAAAAAAGTTCATTTGCAGTCTATTACACCAGAAGCAGAGCAGCCGTTATATTCGAACTGAATTGTAACATGCGTTATTCCAAATTCTTCATCGAGTTCGTGCTTTATCTTTTCATAAATCTCCATAGATTTGCTAACCGTGATATCTTCTGTCAAATTCACATGCCCCTCAAAGAAGATGCTCTTTTCATCGAGCCTCCAGATATGTACGTGGTGGATGTCTTTTATATTCTCTATCTCATTAAGTTTTCTCACAACTCTTTCTACTTCAATTTCGCTCGGAGCACTTTGCATCAGGATTGAAACTGATTCTCTTAGAATTTCAAAACTTTCTTTAAGAAGGTATAGCGAAATCCCTATCGTTAAGATAGGGTCTATAAATTTCAAATCGAAAATCCATATCATCACCGCACCTATAAGGACTGCTACCGAAGAAAGAGCGTCAGTTAACATGTGCAAATACGCTGACCTTATGTTAAGACTACTTTTTGACCATCTTCTTAGTATGACCATGCTGAGTAAATTAGCAATCAAACCTATCGTTCCAACAACTAAGACAATCTCGGAATTTATTTCTACTGGATTTACAAAACGTTCGATAGCTTCCCGTATTAACAATACACCTATTATCAAGAGAGTCGATGCGTTAAACAGCGCTGCAACTATGTTTGCCCTCTTATAACCAAATGTCTTTCTCGTATTTGCACTTTTCCCTGATAATTTAAAGGCAAAGTACGATATTACCAATGACAGAGAATCACTCAAATTGTGCATCGCATCCGATACGAGTGCTAAACTTCCAGCAATTAAACCTCCGATTATCTCCGCGAGCGTTATTCCAAGGTTTAGAAGGACAACAAAAGTAAATTGTGTCGGACTCAGGTTTGAGACACCATCTCCATGGTCATGGTGTGAATGGATATGGTCATGACTATGGACATGATTTACAGCATCTGTTCTATCAGCTTTTTTCTCACTCACAGACATTCACTCCTCACTCTTTTGCATTCTTATGTTCGATATGTTCAAATGCTTGATTGATGACCTTTTCAACATGCTCATCATCTATGGAATAGTATACGTACTTTCCAACTTTTCTGTACTTCACAATCCCAAATTGTCGAAGTAAACGCAATTGATGGGACACAGCCGACTGGCTAATTCCAACAGTTAGTACTATTTCAGAAACTGTCTTCTCGTCGTCCATAAGTGAGTTAATTATCTTAAGCCTTGTCTCATCAGAAAGAACATTAAAAAACTCGGCAACATGTCTCAATAATTCTTCGTTCTTTAATAGTCCCAACAACTAAATCCCTCCTGTTCTCGAGAACATATGAACATATGTTCATATATAGTATGCATCAAAATTCAACATTTGTCAAGTCAAAGAGATGAGTTAGTTTCTTTATGAATCTGAAAAATGTGATATAATTATCAAAAAGTACAGAAATCGGAAGAATTGGGGGTGCAAGTATTGGAGAGGTTAACACGAAAGAAATTTGCGGAAATATTATCTCAGCAGGTCCTTTTCTTAGACGGTGCGTACGGTACGGAATTTTTTAAGAGGGGGCATATAAAGGGAAGGGATCCGATAGAGATTTTGAACATAAAATCCCCTGACGTTGTTGAAGAACTCCAAACTGAGTACGTGAGAGCCGGTGTTGACTTTCTATTAACGAACACGTTCAGCGGCAATCGTCATAAATTAAAGAAGCTCGGATATGAAGATTATTTCCAAGCAATAAACGAAAACGCTGTGAAAATAGCCAAGAAGTCTGCAAGCGTTTCTAAGAAACAGGTTTATGTGTTAGGTGACATTTCCTCGCTGGGCGAGTTGTTGCAACCGATAGGAGAACTCGATTCTAAGTATGTTTACGATATTTTAAAGGAACAAGTTGAACTCTTAGTCAGAGCAGGTGTTGACGGAATAATAATCGAAACAATGAGCGATTTAAAAGAAGCGAAACTTGCTTATTTAGCCGCAAGAGATGTTTCATCCGATATACCGATTCTTGTAAGTATGACTTTTGAAGAAAACGGAGTCACTGTAACAGGTACGAGTCTGGAAGTTTACATATCGTTATTCAACGACTTAGACGTAGATGCGGTAGGCATTAATTGTACACTTACACCGGACAAGATGCTTCCACTTGTGAAAAAATTGTCTCAGTTCTCAACTAAACCCATATTTGTAGAACCAAACGCCGGTAAACCAATACTTGGACCAGATGGAAAGCTTACTTACAAGACAACCCCGGAGGAATTCACAATTTACATAGAAGATTACGTAGAACTTGGAGCAAACATTGTTGGTGGATGTTGTGGTACCGCTCCAGAGCATATCATGTACATGACACATCACATTGGAGTAAGGACTCCTAAAAGAAGAAAAATTGAGGAACTTAACGTCGTGAGCAACAGAACTTACATGGTAAATCTCGAACCGTTTCTGGTTATCGGAGAACGCATAAACGCATCAGCAAAGAAGAAACTGCACGCTCAAATAAAAGAATTCAATTTTGAGAACGTTAAAAAACAAGCTAAAGATCAAGAAGCAGAAGGCGCGCAAGTCTTGGACGTTAACCTTGGACTTGAGAGTGTACTTACCGATGAACATTTCAGAAAGATTATACTGGAACTCGATAAAATAGTGAGTCTTCCTTTGTCACTCGATATACAATTCAACAACTTCCTTGAGACTGCTCTCTTTGAATACGTAGGAAGACCGCTCATAAACTCTTCTAAGGCGTTAAAAGAAGACTTAGACGAGAAGATACGATTGATGAAACGTTATGGCGGCGTGTTGATTGTTCTGGCAATGGGAAAGGAAATACCAAAGAGTGCGAAAGAAAGGTATGAAATTGCTAAACAAGCAGTAGAATACTTAGAAGAAAACGGTATATCGCGCTCTCGTGTATACGTGGATCCTTTAGTTTTGCCTATAGGTGCTAACCAAGACTACCAAGTAACTTTAGACACCATAAAGATGCTTGTCAATGATGGGATAAAGACGAGTATAGGTTTGTCGAATTTCAGTTTTGGAATGCCGAACAGAGAGAGCCTAAATGCATCATTCTTAAGCTTGGCAATGTATTTTGGCCTTTCAGCCGCTATATTGAACACCGCGGAACAGACAACGATGAATATTTTGTCCGGTATGAAAAAGATCCTTAAGAAGGAATTGACGGATACGGCAGTTGGATCTTCAGAGAATGAACTTGTAACATATATCTTAAAAGCAGACTCAGCGAATGCAGAAAGGAATGTTTTTTCCTTCTTGGACACACTAACGCCTATTGAAATAGCTCAAAGTGTCTTGACAAAAGCCATGGAGGAGATAGGAAATCTGTATTCAGCTAATAAGATATACCTCCCGCATCTTATCCTTGCAGCTGAGACTGTTAAACCGATATTTAATAAACTGCTTTCAATGATAAAGGAAAAAGATTCTGTAAAGCTCGGAAAGGTCATGCTCGCTACCGTTGAAGGAGATATACATGACATTGGTAAGAAAATTGTCGCAACAGTACTTGAAAGTGCTGGTTTCGAAGTTATAGATATCGGAAAAGACGTACCAGCTGGCGAGATTGTAAAGAAGTTCTTTGAAATAAAACCGGATATTATAGGGCTGTCTGCAATGATGACAACAACCGTGGTGCAAGTCGGAAATGTCGTCACAGCTCTCAGAGAAAACAATATTCATGTACCCGTTATTTCTGGTGGAGCATCTATGAACGAAGAACTTGCAAGGAAATTCGGCTCGTATTATGCAAAAGATGCACAAGAAGCTGTTAGATTATGCAAGAAATTGTTAAGTCTTGAGAATTGAAATTGTAAAAAACAATGAAGGGGACTTCCGTCCCCTTTTGTATTTTCGTTCATCTTTTCGTGTAATAGTCAGTTATAACCTCAAAAAGTTCATCTATTTCTTTTAATTTAGCTTCCTTTACCTCCAAAGGAAGTGAAGATAAAGACAGCATCCTTCTTAAGTAGTAATACCTAACAGAAATATCTGAATATGAGTCGTTGGGTGTTGCATTAAAAGTTTTAAAAGCCTTCAGAAGTTTTTCATCTGCTTCTGCTCTAAGATTTCTATACTGTTTTTTATCAAATTCGTTCCTTCTTCCAACATCAGTACCTGATTCTGGTGAAATCAAAAATCTTACTAAGATAAATAACGTGTAGACAGTTAGGAAGATAGCAAATATCCTTAAAATGATAAACAAGATGCTTATTGGTGGCATCGGAAACGTGAAATAGAACTCATATTCCACAGAACCACCTTCTTTATCAAGCATTCTTAGAATAGTATTCTGTCAAAATCTCATAAGCTTTTGCAAGCTCGTCTAGAACTTTCTGTCGCATCTCCTCAGACATCTTGGCTCTGTTGAATTTCTTAACAAGTTCATAGTACTTTTCGCTTACTTTAGTATACGGTACATTCGATTTAAGACCTAAAAGTCTGAATGCCTCTGCAACACCCATGTCTTTTTCAGAGGAAGAAGACAAACCTGTTTCAGAGAAACTTCTTTTATACTCAAGCGTCTTTTCTCTTGTATAGTCTTCTGAAGTTTCTTCAAAATCCGATTCTGTTTTTCTTTCCTTGTTAATTAAATCCTTAATGTCCGTGCTTCTTTCTCTCGTTGGCTTTTTCCCGCCTTTGAAAATCTTGACGATAGTAGACAGTATTGCATAAGCAAAAATTACGAACACTAAAGTAGGAATGATTATGAAAATGAATGGCAATACTTTCTGAACAAACATAAAGAAATAGTAGTTCTCAAAAACTGAACCAAAGATTGAAAGAAATATTAAAATCATGAATGCAAAAAACACAAAGCTAAAACAGCCACTTAATGCATTCTTCTGCTTACTTGCCCCTTTTTCAGACAATCATTTCACCGTTCCTTTTTGAATGATAGAATCACCCTCAACATATGCAACGAATGTCGCGGAAGATTTAATTTTCTTTCCAAGCATCGTGTTTATAAGCGGTTCAAAGTTTATGAAAACACCCATAAAATACTTTGGATCATAGTTTGCTGTAAAAAACGTCTTATCTCCGGGTTTGTATTTGTTCGGTGCGACCGTGTACGTAATCATTCTGTCATTCTTTATAAGTAAATAACTCTCCATACCATTTTCTGTAGTGAGAACACCATATTTTTCAGAACCTATCGTAACATACTTCTTGACTTCTTCTGGCATTTTGAATCCACTTCCAAAAACAACCGAGTAGGATGAAACGGAAACATTTTGGTTATTTTGATTACTCTGATTAGACGTTTGACTCTGTGAATCTGCACTAAGCAAACTACTCACAGCTGAACCTATATCTGCCGATGCGTACATCACACCACTTATACTCACGTTTGTTATATTTGCAACGGATAACAATGCATCTAAAGTGCTCTTTTTCAAAGCCTCAGGTATCTGCCTGTTAACGAATATGAGCAAATCCCCTCCAACGTTCTTATCTCCGAGCACATCGACTGGTTTTGTGTTTTGCAAAGTTTTAAGTGCATTCTTTGCAGCCTGTGTCTTTGCATCTATTTTCTGATAAAGCACAAGTGCGTTGTTCTCCACGCGGATGTATCCGTATCCTTCAAACGATATATCTTTATCTACAATATTCGTGTACGTAACACCGAGATTTCCCTTCAACGTGCTCGATAGATTTGCTGGTACTTTCCCTCCGCCAACTTGCACGTCTGAATACACGAAGTAGTTTTCTACAAATTTTACTTTCTTGAGAGTCTCTTGTTCTAAGAAGCTTTCAAGGACTTTTCTGACTTTTGTTGTGTTTTTCACAGGTCCAAGTACGACAGTTATATTTCCTTCTTTATCTGTAGTAACAAGCATTTCTTTCGTGAATAGGTCGAAGTCGCTCAGTGTGTACTTCATAGATAACAATTGTTGTTCGAGAACACCTAAGACGAGAGATTCAAGACCAATTCCCGTATCAGCCAATAAAGTCTGACCTATCGGAAGCGCTTTGAAGGCATCGTACGCTTTTGGAAGATCCGGGACATAAACAAGCATGGAATAATCCTTTGGCAAGAATTTCAGCGCATCGGCAAAACTCACTGTTAACAGCAGTATGGTTAGTAATAAAAAGCTCAATAGTTTTCTCAAGCTCATAGTTGTTGCACCTCCTGGAATTTTTTAACATAATATAGGTTCAATCTCTATTGTACACCTCATGATATACTTCTTCAAGTTCTTCAAATTTTAACTTTTTGGTAGGTTGGTAGTTAGCAAATTCGCTCTTTCCACCACCTTTTCCACCAAATTTCTCTATTAACTTTGATACAAAATTTCTTACATCGTATTTTTTAGAAGCAATTATGTATTTGCTGTTATCGTAAAATACTAAAATGCTGTCTTCGAAATTTCCAATTTTAGCTAAGAAATTCCCAACTTCTGTGTATCCTTCTAAGTATACCAGACCTTTATTTGACAAATTCTGACTCAAAACAGTTGCGTATTCCTGCGAAATCTTAGAAAGTAGTAAAGCTTGGTCTCTGCTCTGGTTCAAAAGCTTTTCCACACGCAGTTCCAATTCGCCCACTGAAGATGTGAGCATTTTGGAAAGTTTTTTTAAGACGGAATTGTATTTTTGAAAGTATTTCAACGCCCTCTTCCCAGCGACTGCGTAGATCCTTGTGAGATTACCCTTGACTTTCTCAGCATCTATTACTTTTATCAAACCTACCTCGCCAGTATTGTTAAGATGAAATCCACCACACGCAGAAACGTCGAAGTTGTCTATTTTTATAAGCCTAACTTCTCCGGTAACTTTATCGCTTAAGGGTTTTCTCAGGTTGTAATTCTTAGACCCCTCAATGTCCGTTATTATCTCTTCTATTGTATAACAAGATTGTGTAACTCTATTGGCGAGCTCTTCTGCCTCTGAGATGACTTCGCTTTCCAAAAATGGAACGTCGAGATCTATAGTTGAATACTCCTCGCCCATGTGGAAACTGACGGTTTCTATATCCGCAACCTCTAAGAACGCAGCTGAGAGAATATGCTGTCCGGTATGTTGCTGGGCGATATCTTTACGTCGCTTTTGATCGACAATGACTTCATGGATACCTGGTGTGATAGTGCCAGCAATCTGATGGACAATTTCGTTATCTTTTTCAAAAACATGAAAAACATCTACTCCTGCAATCTTCCCCCTGTCACCGAGCTGGCCACCCTTACCGTCTGGATAAAACGGTGATGCATTCGCATATGCATAAAACTTTCCGTCTTTTTCCTCGATTCTTGTAATTTCTACCGTGCTCTCAAAATACCTCTTGTGTATGAGCAACTCAATCACCCCATAATGCCGAGAGTATTATTCTAATTTATTTATGAAATCCACAGTTTTGCCCAATCTCTTTAACGTCTCTTCCTTTCCCAAAACCACTATGCTTTCAAATAAACCAGGTGTTACAAGCTTTCCTAAAAGAGCACCACGAATAGTCTGGAATACTTTGTTTGTACCAAGACTTAATTCTTCTGCAATAACTCTCAAGGTCTTTTCAACGTTTTCAATAGTGTAATTTTCGAGTGCTTCGAATTTTTCAATAGCTAAGCTTAATATAGATCTGGCTTCCGGCTTTTTGACAAATTTCTCAATATAGTCCGATGAGTATTCATATTTATCATCCACAAACGGGAGGACAAATTCGTATAATTGCTTTAAAGTATTTACTTTCTCGCGGCATATGTTAATCACTTCCCTTGGAACATCACTTTTAATTCCAGTAAACTTTTCCCATTCTTCAAAATATGCATAGAGCTCATCGTTAGATAACAACCTCATATGCTTTCCATTTACCCATTCGAGTTTTTGATAATCAAAAACTACGTTCTTATTCGATATCTGATCTGGTGAAAAAGATTCAATTTTCTTTGTATAATCAAAAATTTCCTCGTCGACGCTCCAACCAAGAATTGCCAAGTAGTTAACTAACGCTTTCGGAAGGTATCCTTCTCTTCTAAAATGCTCTACAGCTGTTGCTCCGTGTCTTTTACTTAGTGGTGTTTTATCAGCACCGAGTA
This genomic window from Fervidobacterium gondwanense DSM 13020 contains:
- a CDS encoding YkgJ family cysteine cluster protein, with the translated sequence MNSNIKPIGVENLAICKSCGGKCCKTYPGPATPEDFGAPDIEKLRTNLIEALSTGMWTIDWINQDEGLYFVRPAVKGFEGSVFDHNYLGECTFLTPHGCELEFEKRPESCRMLVPKVDERCDPQGYTRQTVARRWKEYYDILMDAAIEVEEN
- a CDS encoding methionine synthase; this encodes MKIFIPEKVHYMPPKKIYLARTGAVYSKVLNDEKLMEVANSIYLKGLQIAKPVVYWNIYDKSSLRSDMIPSKYHAYKIFLIFVSTLGREVDEEIENLSKISTLQATLLDSWGSEALESLNDNFEKFFKKEHKAELTMRFSPGYGDLDLTVNKDYVKLLGIEDKIRVLDSGLMIPRKTTTCIAAIIE
- a CDS encoding cation diffusion facilitator family transporter is translated as MSEKKADRTDAVNHVHSHDHIHSHHDHGDGVSNLSPTQFTFVVLLNLGITLAEIIGGLIAGSLALVSDAMHNLSDSLSLVISYFAFKLSGKSANTRKTFGYKRANIVAALFNASTLLIIGVLLIREAIERFVNPVEINSEIVLVVGTIGLIANLLSMVILRRWSKSSLNIRSAYLHMLTDALSSVAVLIGAVMIWIFDLKFIDPILTIGISLYLLKESFEILRESVSILMQSAPSEIEVERVVRKLNEIENIKDIHHVHIWRLDEKSIFFEGHVNLTEDITVSKSMEIYEKIKHELDEEFGITHVTIQFEYNGCSASGVIDCK
- a CDS encoding ArsR/SmtB family transcription factor, which encodes MLGLLKNEELLRHVAEFFNVLSDETRLKIINSLMDDEKTVSEIVLTVGISQSAVSHQLRLLRQFGIVKYRKVGKYVYYSIDDEHVEKVINQAFEHIEHKNAKE
- a CDS encoding homocysteine S-methyltransferase family protein, producing MERLTRKKFAEILSQQVLFLDGAYGTEFFKRGHIKGRDPIEILNIKSPDVVEELQTEYVRAGVDFLLTNTFSGNRHKLKKLGYEDYFQAINENAVKIAKKSASVSKKQVYVLGDISSLGELLQPIGELDSKYVYDILKEQVELLVRAGVDGIIIETMSDLKEAKLAYLAARDVSSDIPILVSMTFEENGVTVTGTSLEVYISLFNDLDVDAVGINCTLTPDKMLPLVKKLSQFSTKPIFVEPNAGKPILGPDGKLTYKTTPEEFTIYIEDYVELGANIVGGCCGTAPEHIMYMTHHIGVRTPKRRKIEELNVVSNRTYMVNLEPFLVIGERINASAKKKLHAQIKEFNFENVKKQAKDQEAEGAQVLDVNLGLESVLTDEHFRKIILELDKIVSLPLSLDIQFNNFLETALFEYVGRPLINSSKALKEDLDEKIRLMKRYGGVLIVLAMGKEIPKSAKERYEIAKQAVEYLEENGISRSRVYVDPLVLPIGANQDYQVTLDTIKMLVNDGIKTSIGLSNFSFGMPNRESLNASFLSLAMYFGLSAAILNTAEQTTMNILSGMKKILKKELTDTAVGSSENELVTYILKADSANAERNVFSFLDTLTPIEIAQSVLTKAMEEIGNLYSANKIYLPHLILAAETVKPIFNKLLSMIKEKDSVKLGKVMLATVEGDIHDIGKKIVATVLESAGFEVIDIGKDVPAGEIVKKFFEIKPDIIGLSAMMTTTVVQVGNVVTALRENNIHVPVISGGASMNEELARKFGSYYAKDAQEAVRLCKKLLSLEN
- a CDS encoding alanyl-tRNA editing protein, which produces MLIHKRYFESTVEITRIEEKDGKFYAYANASPFYPDGKGGQLGDRGKIAGVDVFHVFEKDNEIVHQIAGTITPGIHEVIVDQKRRKDIAQQHTGQHILSAAFLEVADIETVSFHMGEEYSTIDLDVPFLESEVISEAEELANRVTQSCYTIEEIITDIEGSKNYNLRKPLSDKVTGEVRLIKIDNFDVSACGGFHLNNTGEVGLIKVIDAEKVKGNLTRIYAVAGKRALKYFQKYNSVLKKLSKMLTSSVGELELRVEKLLNQSRDQALLLSKISQEYATVLSQNLSNKGLVYLEGYTEVGNFLAKIGNFEDSILVFYDNSKYIIASKKYDVRNFVSKLIEKFGGKGGGKSEFANYQPTKKLKFEELEEVYHEVYNRD
- the gltX gene encoding glutamate--tRNA ligase, which codes for MTEKINVANERQVRVRFAPSPTGYLHVGGARTALFNWLFARKNNGKFILRIEDTDTERSTRESERMIMNDMKWLGLNWDEGPDIGGEYGPYRQSERLELYRKYAYQLVEVGHAYFAVYDKDDPKKLLYKTEKQPETDNPYTIVFKVPENRTLSFDDMLKGTIEFSTEHMEDFIIVKSNGYPVYNYAVVIDDYLMGITHVLRGEDHISNTPKQLLIYEALGWTPPRFMHIPLILGADKTPLSKRHGATAVEHFRREGYLPKALVNYLAILGWSVDEEIFDYTKKIESFSPDQISNKNVVFDYQKLEWVNGKHMRLLSNDELYAYFEEWEKFTGIKSDVPREVINICREKVNTLKQLYEFVLPFVDDKYEYSSDYIEKFVKKPEARSILSLAIEKFEALENYTIENVEKTLRVIAEELSLGTNKVFQTIRGALLGKLVTPGLFESIVVLGKEETLKRLGKTVDFINKLE